aatgtcacagctgtacgccttaattccagagtgggtaactagatgactctgtaagctgtgactgtgagtaaaagctctgccacactgatcacaggtgtacgctttaactccactgtggatgagttggtgtgtttttaagtgtgaaatgtgcgtaaaagactttccacactcgtcacagctgaacggtctctctccactgtggatgagtttgtgtgtttttaagcttccagacgcggtaaaagactttccacagtctccacagctgaacggtctctctccagtgtggattagttggtgtgtttttaagtttccagactgcgtaaaagactttccacagtctccacagctgaacggtctctctccactgtggatgagttggtgtgtttttaagcttcctgactcggtaaaagactttccacactcgtcacagctgaacggtctctctccagtgtggatgagtttgtgtgtttttaatgttcgagacgtggtaaaagactttccacagtctccacagctgaacggtctctctccagtgtggatgagtttgtgtgtttttaatgttcgagacgtggtaaaagactttccacagtctccacagctgaacggtctctctccagtgtggatgagtttgtgtgtttttaatgttcgagacgtggtaaaagactttccacactcgtcacagctgaacggtctctcgccagtgtggatgagtttgtgtgtttttaagcttccagacctggtaaaagactttccacactcgtcacagctgaacggtctctctccactgtggtttagttggtgtgtttttaagcttccagacctggtaaaagactttccacagtctccacagctgaacggtctctctccggtgtggatgacctgatgcatTTTTAGGGAAGCTTTCACAGTAAAATCTTTCCCAAACTCGTCAcggttgtatttttttcttccacttctttCTTCAACAAAATTGTcagcctcctgagagcgctgacttctcgatccacgttggtcctgcagtgacagagatacaaacagaggcagtgatttGTGGGAAATACATTATTCTAACCGGCCTTTTATTAGTGGTATTTTgtgagcttttattaaataagtatttatacttattttcatacacacattgcaaatgtgctcatgaGAGTTGGCATTCAGTCTTTTGAGGGTCAATGCAAACTCGCTTACAGACACAGATAAATATTAGACTTGTTTCTAGGGCAAAGATTAGAGACATTTGGCTGTGCCTGTACGCCTGCTCAGTGAGATTAGCACAGACTGTACTCTGGATGTTTCAGAGACGTGTACGAGGagaaaaaacagcaggaaacacaGAGTGTGAGACGGTGAGGACAGTTTTTAAGTGTTATAGAAGTCAAGTAACTGACGCATATTATGATATCTGCTTACGTATTGTGAGGCTGGACTTTAATAGTGTGATGTGTGCTTCCTAGTTGAGATCTCTGTAAGTGAGTGACGCTGCAGACCTCTCCCGCGTACATGTAATCAATAAATCATTATTTGACTGGACTTCTCTGGAgtgttggttgttttttctcGAACTCAAATAAAAGGATCGGGACAgtgtgaaatgcagtcgtgaaacaaactgaaccttcaaactccctccagtaacactagttttaaaccaGAGCTGGTAGTGATGTGAAGTTCATGAACAAGTTTGCTCTAAGAGTCGACTCTTTGTAGTGAACGAGAAAAACTGGCTTCTGTCACAAGAAACTAAATAACCTCCCCTACCCCACCCCACTTCTAgatacatgtatgtatgtatgtatgtatgtatacacacacacacacacacatatatatatatatatatatatatatatatatatatatatatatatattatatatatatatatatatatatatatatatatatatatatatatatatatatatatatataatatatatatacacacatatatatatatgtatgtatgtatatacacacacacacacacatatatatatatatatatacacacatatatatatatgtatgtatgtatgtatacacacacacaca
This DNA window, taken from Pelmatolapia mariae isolate MD_Pm_ZW unplaced genomic scaffold, Pm_UMD_F_2 NODE_ptg000169l+_length_33615_cov_1, whole genome shotgun sequence, encodes the following:
- the LOC134622713 gene encoding gastrula zinc finger protein xLCGF3.1-like; its protein translation is MHQVIHTGERPFSCGDCGKSFTRSGSLKTHQLNHSGERPFSCDECGKSFTRSGSLKTHKLIHTGERPFSCDECGKSFTTSRTLKTHKLIHTGERPFSCGDCGKSFTTSRTLKTHKLIHTGERPFSCGDCGKSFTTSRTLKTHKLIHTGERPFSCDECGKSFTESGSLKTHQLIHSGERPFSCGDCGKSFTQSGNLKTHQLIHTGERPFSCGDCGKSFTASGSLKTHKLIHSGERPFSCDECGKSFTHISHLKTHQLIHSGVKAYTCDQCGRAFTHSHSLQSHLVTHSGIKAYSCDICGKTFSLIGSRNTHLRIHTRHDVYSCDQCGKQFTTNTELRHHMFTHTEERPYKCDLCEKTFKSPRYLKAHQQIHTRKTLQVQLL